The following are from one region of the Etheostoma spectabile isolate EspeVRDwgs_2016 chromosome 15, UIUC_Espe_1.0, whole genome shotgun sequence genome:
- the LOC116702986 gene encoding trichohyalin produces MSYLNKDSKVPKAPMYDQKEPKRTPFVYGRRLVPIVPQTGRQYAPVPEYYGQHNLRQQNTNIDKQQRVMAAPQNPSGILPRADWERIQSSLNQPKAKMSTRQEMVDRNAERQFSRVENKIMKGKRGGIQAAIQLERQTEKAYFDEIAAEETDFKKQKVQEALADARTKRLHQDGSVRTFNSAILRTQMQTENELLIGLKKEKQGFAEERERQYVMKMRRREEEVLIQEQKKAAQKQTNIQSVTNYRSEQIKKKQQLREEERQKEKEERDQLRALAALHEQELRHEQEKKVESKKRLLHLRQREISSKILDGAKEARKVEEDKRQRVQVDMEEKLQQRKMDQAEKFQKLQVPKQIVYQKLAASKKKQAATSSREELEKLARATAEKDSKVAKQLKDKEESRAAMLKTIVNHRHKKVEEKEQKTKEEQQSKLDWCQAHKVSDRLFLEEKKQKAQRINDNNISCRGTNASLTAEKHARLQHLERQDREAARKQAEQIAEEDKLVQQYVQRELNKAADRDVQQLLAASTGRRGVLSKRGEPSYFGVRSEEPLPRYGTDQTRFIKRYQERNGLQLSMDTEPVHLPPLTRAAQLKSAEKGSRYLSKSTCVALPRLI; encoded by the coding sequence ATGTCATACTTAAACAAAGACTCAAAGGTCCCAAAAGCCCCCATGTATGACCAGAAGGAACCAAAGCGTACGCCCTTCGTATATGGACGACGTCTCGTTCCCATCGTCCCCCAAACAGGCCGGCAGTACGCACCTGTGCCAGAATACTACGGTCAACATAACCtaagacaacaaaataccaaCATAGATAAACAACAAAGGGTAATGGCTGCACCACAAAACCCCAGTGGCATTCTGCCCAGGGCTGACTGGGAAAGAATCCAGTCTTCGTTAAACCAGCCCAAGGCCAAAATGTCCACCAGGCAAGAAATGGTGGACAGGAATGCTGAGCGTCAGTTCTCTAGAGTAGAGAACAAAATCATGAAAGGCAAAAGAGGAGGGATACAAGCAGCAATTCAGCttgagaggcagacagagaagGCGTACTTTGATGAGATCGCTGCAGAGGAGACTGACTTTAAGAAACAGAAAGTGCAGGAAGCTCTTGCAGACGCTAGGACAAAGAGGCTTCACCAGGATGGCTCCGTCAGAACATTTAACAGTGCCATCTTAAGGACACAGATGCAGACAGAGAATGAGCTACTCataggattaaaaaaagaaaaacaaggattTGCTGAGGAACGAGAAAGACAGTATGTCATGAAGATGAGGCGTAGAGAGGAGGAAGTTCTGATTCAAGAGCAGAAGAAAGCTGCTCAGAAACAGACTAACATCCAGTCTGTGACAAACTATCGCAGTGAGCAAATCAAGAAGAAGCAACAgctgagagaagaagagagacagaaggagaaggaagagagagatcaACTCCGGGCCCTTGCGGCCTTGCATGAACAGGAGCTAAGACATGAGCAAGAGAAAAAAGTGGAGTCAAAGAAAAGACTTTTGCATCTTCGACAAAGGGAGATCTCCAGTAAAATCCTTGACGGAGCAAAGGAGGCCCGGAAAGTGGAGGAGGACAAAAGACAACGTGTTCAGGTTGACATGGAAGAAAAGCTGCAGCAAAGAAAAATGGACCAAGCTGAAAAGTTCCAAAAGCTTCAggtaccaaaacaaattgtttatCAAAAACTGGCAGCCAGTAAAAAGAAGCAGGCTGCCACGTCGAGCCGTGAGGAGCTGGAGAAATTAGCCAGGGCAACGGCTGAGAAAGATTCTAAAGTAGCCAAGCAGCTAAAGGACAAGGAGGAGAGTAGGGCTGCAATGCTCAAGACTATTGTTAATCACAGACACAAAAAGGTAGAGGAGAAAGAGCAGAAGACGAAGGAAGAGCAACAGAGCAAACTGGACTGGTGTCAGGCCCACAAAGTGTCTGACAGGTTGTTTCTagaagagaagaaacaaaaggCTCAGAGGATCAACGACAATAACATCAGTTGTCGAGGCACCAATGCCAGCCTGACGGCTGAAAAACACGCCCGTCTCCAACATCTGGAAAGACAGGATCGGGAAGCTGCACGAAAGCAAGCAGAGCAGATTGCTGAGGAGGACAAACTAGTCCAGCAGTACGTCCAACGTGAACTTAACAAGGCTGCAGACCGAGATGTTCAGCAACTTTTAGCTGCAAGCACAGGAAGGCGTGGTGTCCTTTCTAAGAGGGGGGAGCCCAGCTACTTTGGTGTAAGAAGTGAAGAACCATTGCCCAGATATGGTACTGACCAGACGCGCTTTATAAAACGTTATCAGGAGCGCAACGGCCTGCAGCTCAGCATGGATACGGAGCCCGTACATCTGCCCCCCCTTACCAGAGCAGCCCAGCTGAAGTCAGCAGAGAAAGGGTCCCGCTACCTTTCAAAATCTACGTGTGTAGCATTGCCCAGActgatttaa